A DNA window from Plasmodium brasilianum strain Bolivian I chromosome 12, whole genome shotgun sequence contains the following coding sequences:
- a CDS encoding proteasome subunit beta type-7: protein MKLEYINVLKEENGGYNFENLRRNEILKEKGITFPQFRKTGTTICGLICQNAVILGADTRATEGPIVADKNCSKLHFISKNIYCAGAGVAGDLEHTTLWLQHNVELHRLNTNSQPRVAMCVSRLTQELFKYQGYKVCAIVLGGVDVTGPQLYGIHPHGSSCLLPFTALGSGSLSAMAVLEAKYRDNMTIDEGKELVCEAICAGIFNDLGSGGNVDICIITKDGSQHLRSYKQPNVRLYHLPHPTIYPKGTTPVLCEKIENIKKYITVEDS from the coding sequence ATGAAActggaatatataaatgttctaaaagaagaaaacggaggatataattttgaaaatctaagaagaaatgaaattttaaaagaaaaaggaataacATTTCCCCAGTTTCGTAAAACAGGAACAACTATATGTGGACTTATTTGTCAAAATGCAGTTATTTTGGGAGCTGATACAAGAGCAACAGAAGGACCGATAGTTGCTGATAAAAATTGTAgtaaattacattttataagtaaaaatatctACTGCGCAGGTGCAGGTGTAGCTGGTGATTTAGAACATACTACTTTATGGTTACAACATAATGTTGAATTGCATCGTTTAAATACCAACTCACAACCAAGAGTAGCCATGTGTGTATCAAGGTTAACTcaagaattatttaaatatcaAGGATACAAAGTATGTGCAATAGTATTAGGTGGAGTTGATGTTACTGGACCACAATTATATGGTATACATCCTCACGGATCTTCATGTTTATTACCTTTTACTGCCTTAGGATCAGGATCTCTAAGTGCTATGGCTGTGTTAGAAGCAAAGTATAGGGATAATATGACCATAGATGAAGGAAAAGAACTTGTGTGTGAAGCTATATGTGCAGGTATATTTAATGATTTAGGTTCTGGTGGAAATGTagacatatgtataataacaAAAGATGGTTCGCAACATTTGAGATCATATAAGCAACCAAATGTTCGATTATATCATTTACCTCATCCAACCATTTACCCAAAAGGAACTACACCTGTTTTGtgtgaaaaaattgaaaatataaaaaaatacattactGTGGAAGACTCGTAG
- a CDS encoding hypothetical protein (conserved Plasmodium protein) — MLVLTENILEKLNSINYSRGSKVPYKRNSPQLKVIANRITPYCKDTSKYKREIIKTRKFLKDSNNTKYRFLYARKNRVSSERNRKTKLFLIKKKRNAVCQLERFSKIKKNKNQVIAKRINYNVILKNSEHETNSFLLHLKGKKKIFPSRRRSKIDLLNVREITGDKRKGINRKHFYDLYKLNNISKLEPKTNHNIDSKDIICNKQFYNKKKKIGKLQYVDKIQQNVALDTTIVSNSKHTKAYVNRYRSKETVLNKYCKRKLTTNSLMDSIITLSNKLHKKIERRKEKEIEKDGEKEKTKQKKNNSEYEYEHQFEHEYYKNVLHYANKILHENCYSRCNFSSSINKNEIKKLKCKLKKYNDLPNYYFRKLFKNIEFKNKKNCKNVCNSRSNICCHHSDCNIHYSERSSTRRSVQSSFHNVSHSSLRCSDSFSLSKRINKENKCACDSIKEKEEFPTSSKNIYHKHYYSDNYFSVKRKRKKKKKKKKKKKKKKIHPSCKSFKNTHLSKQESYNLLVTKTGNKNIKFKPILGSQKVGRSCSKEQSFKKLEIINKKIKSKKKKFTKMEMVNRVSSPAHKGVDHVSYSCNSYNRNSSSSASSNGSCNNKRVRNAAYNMRYYDHCNIKSNCTNTYNKINCTDKNKNKNKRELCITNVLKDGTNIFDNDKSSHGIKKFGIIFVDCKKHISTKGEYINEKLKKSKIVGYNTRLGKFGNAQKFSNNNEVKFKQENIADNKCSTLSEKIGKLDSLNVSEYTDNKSIVSHVANPSGISSVRSSSHHRSSSSSNTDIKNLSKSVIRNYHKCLMTNSNNNSDVKNEGQIEHNSEGNHDSCSNSSSRNEINTSPKDIFPNDTRNSSKNRNCNNTCMHIFNEYNFNINNVKRNDSYINISEENISNTEIINNSTNNNYIRSSIDNDNFSSAHNSFNSYLKDRNEENSIICSFNGLYNMCNNVSLYRISSQNSNDKTLNVHNTKNCFIRLTPLQKGIKIKSSGSDNIDSPKEEAEYREHKLVAHNKQIALTEQITYNKHNTEGNSELVIGSLSELKSLRSSTNSLSSSELLKTPILSNIENNKLYNFANIFSKDIKDFCLLKSKHKREKISKKTFIIEETGKRHSNDIKLVTHNSSRFHNLLLNRDIKMNKNEHDFLVDECLMKCLKESTSNFRTNEDYERYCNEDKILNPDYIPLESKKLGENFLKNQKDKFSFFSNQNCHYETSVSIAECGNSCFNNDNSIGNSNRNMNSKNNNSGNKGGYVLHNNPKTNYGNNMKINMYNNNKDCMNNITGNYNNSSSLYSNNYINSINSEYYLKKNNEHHHSNDIFIKYYEKYANKDSDQYEEKKLNYTDCYDFKNPSLINGLSREDSFGSDEDLKNDENDNHTDNGNDFENSNNGKNNDNNVQDNDNDIDQDKENNNGHNDDLDNDHDHDNDNEIGFLKDSLNSFDNLESTEKKYEEILRDFNGKIPLLHKVLKPLTVKNRSNNFDICLYLLQKHGGDLNNEENICILRDKEIVEHSAIYDAKKGCIKSNITNVTNIKLYHPKWYNKKKIIERLKEQSCYNPFTIFGSAPSLLDFDEVFDKDVYNKFVSRNSRKSHSLLRILAKQKVISNLNDKITDKEWPQVHAYLKKRWSKETNIELNWACDPLLYEELEWYLSTNNEYLNMTDKVADIEVCYCPTLDPSSYYAWNDSRVIYTNLCYNKSKEDMDPNNSIKEKYMVNKNSELKNNDKQVSFRKRASGCEHLMFQQNVMKQKKLSKRKKKLLKKKKKKMLKEKNKAFTNNNDNGSNAGGIYKESADGYENNGKNKYYPQMHNDDYTANDQYMNELKDDDKENNKSSYYPNIFLTKNKKSVYQSKNDYEEEDVIPIMTVNTSLYRNNLDNKYNCNNTAFDYIKNKDNTIKFFASPKKIKKKNSIKKSINNSDCFYFLNSSMINSDNIYNNNNFNRFDSKGSMDCNNSASIYNKSIFIADNVRNKEKVDSKKKMFISSTKGKNFDKISQNFCGDLEYNESKYNKDNIYEFKSSTSAYNINKKNNSNDFSNNRNNCNDGSTLDYVTRNNDNNITGNNNNNNNTFNMIIPSDTTEQFHMNKNKNNYVHNSNAKMDIFSNIKMDETLFYKSNENDSTRNNASGSSNNPYGDNSNNIKDHKDHRINIKNNNNNSNDTAKEFFGKSNFIDINFYDRGQMKFVSKDFNNLQSGEFCRNEFENNRNFQTMLTKPNFSEQNQDKEIYNMEELKEKYINVCKEQRKDGDNNNYHFFECSYEKYNDNNYGNDNNNSKMMVEYVHHNKNAEGYTQKENKKKKKNENITYEFEKNNEIIMKNMGGLIPDHNVLKLTQKNIDRKNVLEEKGKSNTSLYSKKKDTDVSLSTFNSKRLSNSNISVNENRKIRRYTKKMCQEDDNISFQQSEKSKGKNNKESVETPSSQTSETSMSSAFKMATSVFKKLF, encoded by the coding sequence ATGCTTGTTTTAACAGAAAacatattagaaaaattaaatagcaTAAACTATTCGAGAGGTAGCAAGGTACCATATAAAAGAAACAGCCCACAGTTAAAAGTAATTGCAAACAGAATTACTCCGTACTGCAAGGATACATCAAAATACAAAagggaaataataaaaacacgTAAGTTTTTAAAGGACAGTAATAACACAAAATATAGATTTTTATAtgcaagaaaaaatagagtTAGTTCAGAACGTAATAGGAAAACAAAactttttcttataaaaaagaaaaggaatgCAGTATGTCAATTAGAAagattttcaaaaattaaaaagaataaaaatcaAGTTATAgcaaaaagaataaattataatgttatcttaaaaaattctgaacatgaaacaaattcatttttattacatttaaaaggaaaaaaaaaaatatttcccaGTAGAAGGAGATCAAAAATAGACTTATTGAATGTTAGAGAAATCACAGGAGACAAACGGAAAGGTATAAACAGAAAACACTTTTATGatttatacaaattaaataatatttcaaaattagAACCAAAAACGAATCATAATATAGACAGTAAagatattatatgtaataagcagttttataataaaaaaaaaaaaataggcaAGTTGCAGTATGTTGATAAAATTCAACAAAATGTAGCACTTGATACGACTATTGTATCTAATAGTAAGCATACTAAAGCGTATGTAAATAGGTATAGGTCAAAGGAGACGGTTCTTAATAAATACTGTAAACGAAAATTAACCACTAATAGTTTAATGGATTCAATTATTACTCTATCGAATAAATTACACAAGAAAAtcgaaagaagaaaagaaaaagaaatagaaaaagatggagaaaaagaaaaaacaaaacaaaaaaaaaacaattctGAATATGAGTACGAACATCAGTTTGAacatgaatattataaaaatgtactgCACTATGCAAATAAAATACTGCATGAGAACTGCTATTCCCGGTGCAACTTCAGTTCCAGCATAAacaaaaacgaaataaaaaaattgaaatgcaaattgaaaaaatacaatGATCTACCAAACTACTATTTTAGaaaactatttaaaaatatagagttcaaaaataagaaaaattgtaaaaatgtatgtaattCTAGAAGTAATATATGTTGCCACCATAGCGACTGTAATATTCACTATAGTGAAAGGAGCAGTACTCGCCGTAGTGTGCAAAGTAGTTTTCATAATGTTTCTCATAGTAGCCTGCGTTGTAGCGATAGCTTTTCCTTGAGTAAACGTATCAACaaggaaaataaatgtgCTTGTGATTCCAttaaagaaaaggaagaattTCCTACaagttcaaaaaatatatatcataagcATTATTATTCggataattatttttcagtaaaacgtaaaaggaaaaaaaaaaagaaaaagaaaaagaaaaagaaaaagaagaaaattcaTCCATCTTGCAAATCTTTTAAGAATACACATTTAAGTAAACAAGAGAGTTATAATTTACTCGTAACAAAAACaggtaataaaaatattaaatttaaaccCATTTTAGGCAGTCAAAAAGTTGGCAGAAGTTGCTCTAAAGAacaatcatttaaaaaattggaaattattaataaaaagataaaatcaaaaaaaaaaaaatttacaaaaatggaGATGGTGAACCGCGTGTCTTCCCCCGCACATAAGGGAGTAGATCATGTATCTTATAGTTGTAACAGTTACAATAGAAATAGTAGCAGTAGTGCTAGTAGCAATGGTAGTTGTAATAATAAGAGAGTGCGTAACGCAGCTTATAATATGCGTTATTACGATCACTGTAACATTAAAAGTAATTGTACTAATACgtacaataaaattaactgtactgataaaaataaaaataaaaataaaagagaattatgtataacaaatgttttaaaagatggtactaatatatttgataatGATAAATCATCACAtggtattaaaaaatttggaattatttttgtagATTGTAAGAAGCATATATCCACAAAGGGGGAATATATCAAcgaaaagttaaaaaaaagcaaaattgtAGGTTATAATACCCGTTTAGGTAAATTCGGTAATGCACAGAAGTTCTCTAATAATAACGAGGTAAAATTTAAACAAGAAAATATAGCAGATAATAAGTGTAGCACCTTGAGCGAAAAAATAGGTAAGTTGGACAGTTTAAACGTTTCTGAATATACAGATAATAAGAGTATAGTTTCACATGTAGCAAACCCTAGTGGTATTAGCAGTGTTAGAAGTAGTAGTCATCAtcgtagtagtagtagtagtaatacgGACATTAAAAACCTTTCTAAGAGTGTCATTAGGAATTACCATAAATGTTTGATGACTAATTCGAATAACAATAGTGACGTTAAAAATGAGGGGCAAATTGAACATAACAGTGAGGGGAACCATGATAGTtgtagtaatagtagtagtagaaATGAAATCAACACAAGTCCTAAGGATATTTTTCCTAATGATACTAGAAATAGTTCCAAAAATAGAAACTGTAATAatacatgtatgcatatatttaatgaatacAATTTTAACATCAATAATGTTAAAAGAAATGattcatatattaacatatctgaagaaaatattagtaatacAGAGATTATTAATAACAGCACgaataataattacatacGAAGTAGTATCGATAACGATAATTTTAGTAGTGCacataattcttttaatagtTATCTTAAAGACAGAAACGAGGAAAACAGTATTATCTGTAGCTTCAATggtttatataatatgtgtaATAATGTTTCTCTTTATAGAATATCATCACAAAATAGTAATGATAAAACTTTAAATGTACACAATactaaaaattgttttatacGCTTAACTCCTTTGCAGAAGGGCATAAAGATAAAATCCTCAGGCAGCGATAATATAGATTCCCCAAAAGAAGAAGCAGAATACAGAGAACACAAGCTAGTTGCGCACAATAAGCAAATTGCCCTTACTGAACAAATTACGTACAATAAGCATAATACAGAAGGAAATTCCGAATTAGTAATAGGCAGTTTATCCGAATTAAAAAGCCTAAGATCGAGCACAAACTCTTTATCCAGTAGTGAGTTACTTAAAACTCCGATATTGtcaaatatagaaaataataagctttataattttgctaatattttttccaaagATATTAAAGATTTTTGTCTTTTAAAATCAAAACATAAGAGAGAAAAGATATCGAAAAAAACATTCATAATAGAAGAGACTGGAAAGAGACATAGTAATGATATTAAGTTAGTAACACACAATAGTAGTAGGTTTCATAATTTGTTATTGAATAgagatataaaaatgaataaaaatgaacatgaTTTTTTAGTTGATGAATGTTTAATGAAATGTTTGAAAGAAAGTACATCAAATTTCAGAACTAATGAAGATTATGAAAGGTATTGTAATGAAGACAAAATATTAAACCCAGATTATATACCCCTAGAATCTAAGAAGCTTggagaaaattttttaaaaaatcagaaagacaaattttcctttttttctaatcAAAATTGTCATTATGAAACGAGTGTAAGTATTGCCGAGTGTGGAAATAGCTGttttaataatgataacagcattggtaatagtaatagaAACATGAAtagtaaaaacaataatagtgGTAATAAAGGAGGATATGTTTTACATAATAATCCTAAAACAAATTATGggaataatatgaaaattaacATGTACAATAACAATAAGGATTGCATGAATAATATTACTggtaattataataacagTAGTAGTTTATacagtaataattatataaactcTATAAATAGCGAGTACTATTTGAAGAAGAATAATGAACATCATCATAGCAAtgacatttttataaaatattatgaaaaatatgctAATAAAGATAGTGATCAATAcgaagaaaagaaattaaattatacgGATTGTTATGATTTTAAAAATCCATCGCTAATAAATGGATTAAGCAGGGAAGATAGTTTCGGCTCAGACGAAGacttaaaaaatgatgaaaatgacaACCATACAGATAACGGTAATGACTTCGAAAACAGCAACAATGGAAAGaacaatgataataatgttcaggataatgataatgatatcGACCAAGATAAGGAAAATAACAATGGTCACAATGACGACCTGGATAACGACCACGACCACGACAACGACAACGAAATTGGCTTTTTAAAGGACTCGCTAAACTCTTTTGATAATTTAGAGTCTacagaaaagaaatatgaagaaatattacGAGATTTCAATGGAAAAATTCCATTACTTCACAAAGTGCTGAAACCCTTAACAGTAAAAAATCGATCTAATAACTTTGACATTTGCCTATATTTGTTACAAAAACATGGAGGAGATTTAAacaatgaagaaaatatatgcatattgaGGGACAAAGAAATTGTTGAACATAGTGCAATATATGATGCCAAAAAAGGCtgtataaaaagtaatataactaatgtaacaaatataaaattataccaCCCCAAGTggtataacaaaaaaaaaattatcgaGAGATTAAAAGAGCAAAGTTGTTATAATCCCTTCACCATATTTGGATCAGCACCTAGCTTACTAGATTTTGATGAAGTTTTCGATAAAGatgtatataacaaatttgtTTCGAGAAATAGTCGTAAATCTCATTCattattaagaatattaGCTAAACAAAAAGTTATAAgtaatttaaatgataaaataacaGATAAAGAATGGCCGCAAGTACATgcgtatttaaaaaaaagatggaGTAAAGAAACGAATATAGAACTAAATTGGGCATGTGATCCATTATTATATGAAGAGTTAGAATGGTATTTAAGtacaaataatgaatatCTCAATATGACGGATAAGGTAGCTGATATTGAAGTGTGCTATTGTCCAACCTTAGATCCAAGTTCTTACTATGCATGGAACGACTCAAGAGTTATATACACaaatttatgttataataaatCAAAGGAAGATATGGACCCTAACAATTCtataaaagagaaatatatggtaaacaaaaattctgaactaaaaaataatgataagcAAGTTTCCTTTAGGAAAAGAGCAAGTGGATGCGAACATCTCATGTTTCAACAAAATGTTATGAAACAAAAGAAGTTGtcaaaaaggaagaaaaaattattaaaaaaaaaaaagaaaaaaatgcttaaggaaaaaaataaagcatttACCAATAACAATGATAATGGTAGCAATGCAGGAGGTATCTACAAAGAATCAGCGGATGGGTACGAAAacaatggaaaaaataaatattatccCCAAATGCATAATGATGATTATACAGCAAATGATCAGTACATGAATGAGTTAAAAGACGATGATAAAGAGAACAATAAAAGCTCCTATTATCCAAACATTTTTTTgacaaaaaataagaaaagtgTTTATCAAAGTAAAAATGATTATGAGGAGGAGGATGTTATTCCGATTATGACTGTAAACACATCACTATATAGAAACAATTTggacaataaatataactgtAATAATACTGCATttgattatattaaaaacaaagacaatacaataaaattttttgcttcccccaaaaaaataaaaaaaaaaaactccaTTAAAAAATCTATTAATAATTCAGAttgtttctattttttaaattcgtCTATGATTAATTctgataatatttataacaacaataattttaatagatTCGATTCGAAGGGTTCGATGGATTGCAATAATTCCGCatctatttataataaaagtatattcaTTGCAGATAATGTaagaaataaggaaaaagtagattcaaaaaaaaaaatgtttattagCAGCACCAAGGGAAAAAACTTTGACAAAATTTCTCAAAATTTTTGTGGAGATTTGGAATATAATGAAAGTAAGTATAACAAGGATAATATATACGAATTTAAAAGTTCTACAAgtgcatataatataaataaaaaaaataattcaaacgACTTTTCTAATAACAGAAACAACTGCAATGATGGTAGTACTTTGGACTATGTCACAAggaataatgataataatattacaggaaataataataataataataatacttttaatatGATAATCCCAAGTGATACTACAGAACAGTTtcatatgaacaaaaataaaaacaattacgTACATAATAGCAATGCAAAAATGGATATATTTAgcaatataaaaatggaCGAAACactattttataaaagcAATGAAAATGATAGTACCCGCAACAATGCTAgtggtagtagtaataatccGTATGgtgataatagtaataacatcAAAGATCATAAAGAtcatagaataaatattaagaataacaacaataacagtaatgATACTGCAAAAGAATTCTTTGGTAAAAGCAATTTCATTGATATAAACTTTTATGATAGAGGACAGATGAAATTTGTCTCGAAGGACTTCAATAATTTACAAAGCGGTGAATTTTGTAGAAAtgaatttgaaaataatagaaacTTTCAAACTATGTTAACAAAACCAAATTTCTCCGAACAAAATCaagataaagaaatatataacatggaggaattaaaagaaaaatatataaatgtttgtAAAGAACAACGTAAAGATGgcgataataataattatcatttttttgagTGTAGTTATGagaaatataatgataataattatggtaatgacaataataacagtaagaTGATGGTGGAATATGTtcatcataataaaaatgctgAAGGTTACACtcaaaaggaaaataaaaaaaaaaagaaaaacgaaaatatAACTTACGAGTTTGAGAAAAATAACGAAATTATCATGAAAAATATGGGAGGTCTTATTCCAGATCATAATGTACTAAAGCTAACACAAAAGAACATTGATAGAAAAAATGTGCTAGAAGAAAAAGGTAAAAGTAATACATctttatattcaaaaaagaaGGATACTGATGTTTCTTTAAGTACTTTTAATTCCAAAAGATTAAGTAACAGCAATATTAGCGTTAATgaaaacagaaaaattagaagatacacaaaaaaaatgtgtcAAGAAGATGACAACATATCTTTCCAACAATCAGAAAAAagcaaaggaaaaaataataaggaaaGTGTTGAAACCCCTTCTAGTCAAACTAGCGAGACTTCAATGTCTAGCGCTTTCAAAATGGCTACAtctgtttttaaaaaattattttag